A region from the Acyrthosiphon pisum isolate AL4f chromosome A1, pea_aphid_22Mar2018_4r6ur, whole genome shotgun sequence genome encodes:
- the LOC103310029 gene encoding polyprenol reductase-like, producing MMDVVNVMFVGMTFVFVVVPLVLKSMDGTRLPVAVARLYAYGKITGGAKPSGVLSVPKRWYKHFYAFSLALSLMAALALSDEYAAGAPWPSAAAWCRRWLWDPVRRPKSSYSSAAASTAAGMFVLQCARRTYETCHVNVFSDTAVGLWYYASGYMHYIGAIVTVLAEAPVAVAAGEPQSSGAWEPVRLAGALLVFAWAYREQWRANVALAEARKRGGQVVTHEHIMLTGGLFDLVSSPQMLTEVVLYGAWYAVLWGTTGWKYVIAFVWGNQFEIALISHQWYQDKFPNYPRERKAIIPYIL from the coding sequence ATGATGGACGTCGTAAACGTTATGTTCGTCGGTATGACGTTCGTGTTCGTGGTTGTGCCGTTGGTGCTCAAGTCGATGGACGGGACTCGATTGCCGGTCGCTGTGGCCCGATTGTACGCGTACGGCAAGATCACGGGCGGCGCGAAGCCGTCCGGCGTGCTGAGCGTGCCCAAGCGGTGGTACAAGCACTTTTACGCATTCTCATTGGCCCTGTCACTGATGGCAGCGCTGGCGCTGTCAGACGAGTATGCGGCGGGAGCCCCTTGGCCGTCGGCCGCGGCGTGGTGCCGGCGGTGGCTGTGGGACCCGGTCCGCCGACCGAAGTCGTCGTACAGCTCGGCCGCCGCGTCCACGGCCGCCGGCATGTTCGTGCTACAGTGCGCCAGGCGGACGTACGAGACGTGCCACGTGAACGTGTTCTCGGACACGGCGGTTGGGCTGTGGTATTACGCGTCCGGTTACATGCATTACATAGGCGCCATCGTCACCGTGCTGGCCGAGGCGCCGGTCGCAGTGGCGGCCGGGGAGCCACAGTCCAGCGGCGCCTGGGAGCCTGTCCGGTTGGCCGGGGCCCTGCTGGTGTTTGCCTGGGCATATCGCGAACAGTGGCGGGCCAACGTGGCACTGGCCGAGGCCCGGAAGCGCGGAGGTCAGGTGGTTACGCACGAGCACATTATGCTCACCGGCGGACTTTTCGACCTCGTGTCTAGTCCACAGATGCTCACCGAGGTGGTCTTGTACGGCGCTTGGTACGCCGTGCTGTGGGGCACCACCGGATGGAAGTACGTGATCGCGTTCGTCTGGGGAAATCAGTTCGAGATAGCACTCATCAGTCACCAGTGGTACCAGGACAAGTTCCCGAACTACCCACGAGAAAGGAAAGCTATCATACCGTATATTCTGTAA